One genomic window of Nerophis lumbriciformis linkage group LG31, RoL_Nlum_v2.1, whole genome shotgun sequence includes the following:
- the LOC133574297 gene encoding trace amine-associated receptor 13c-like, which yields MMEEYQPELCFPQLINISCKKSMSHWSQGVLLNVLLTIICIITVVLNLLVIISISHFRQLHTPTNLLLLSLAVSDFLVGLLVLPIKIYMRISCWTFGDVLCSLWFYMTVSLTSVSVGNMVLISADRYVAICDPLHYNTKVTVKKVQLFVCICWLFAFLLCSIISKDGLTHPGKSNSCYGECVIGIDFEGGIIDLIVVFIIPLSIIITLYMRVFVVAVSQARAMRCHVTSFKPHLVTVRAKTSELKAARTLSVLVLVFLMCLCPYYIVSFAGDNKMLSAFATYSLYLYALNSFFNPLIYALFYPWFRRAIKHIVTLHILQPGSCGDNIL from the exons ATGATGGAGGAGTACCAACCAGAGCTCTGCTTTCCACAACTCATCAACATCTCCTGTAAGAAGTCCATGTCTCATTGGTCTCAAGGTGTTCTCTTGAATGTTCTTCTGACCATCATCTGCATCATCACTGTGGTTCTCAACCTGCTGGTCATCATCTCAATCTCCCACTTCAG GCAGCTCCACACTCCTAcaaacctcctcctcctctctctcgCGGTGTCTGACTTTCTGGTGGGTCTCCTGGTGTTACCGATTAAGATCTACATGAGAATATCCTGCTGGACTTTTGGTGATGTTCTTTGTTCTCTGTGGTTCTACATGACTGTGTCACTGACTTCCGTATCAGTAGGAAACATGGTGCTGATATCTGCTGACCGTTATGTGGCTATTTGTGATCCTCTGCATTATAATACCAAAGTCACTGTAAAAAAAGTTCaactttttgtttgtatttgttggCTTTTTGCTTTTCTCCTCTGTAGCATAATTTCAAAGGACGGACTGACTCATCCTGGAAAGTCTAATTCCTGCTATGGAGAGTGTGTTATTGGTATAGACTTCGAAGGTGGGATTATTGACCTTATTGTGGTGTTTATTATTCCTCTCAGCATCATCATCACTCTGTACATGAGAGTGTTTGTGGTTGCTGTGTCTCAGGCCCGAGCCATGCGCTGTCATGTTACATCATTCAAACCACATTTAGTCACAGTAAGAGCAAAGACATCCGAGTTGAAAGCAGCCAGGACTCTGAGTGTCCTTGTCCTTGTCTTCCTCATGTGTCTCTGTCCATATTATATTGTTTCTTTTGCAGGTGACAACAAAATGCTGTCCGCATTTGCAACTTATTCTCTGTATCTATACGCTTTAAACTCCTTTTTTAACCCGTTAATATATGCTTTGTTCTATCCCTGGTTTAGAAGAGCTATTAAACACATTGTCACTCTGCACATACTGCAGCCTGGTTCCTGTGGGGACAACatactgtaa
- the LOC133574303 gene encoding trace amine-associated receptor 13c-like has product MEKEDLSQLCFPQLINISCRKPASHWSEGVLLNVFLAIICISIVILNLLVIISISFFRQLHTPTNVLLLSLAVSDILVGLLVMPIEIFMRTSCWTLGDVFCSLWFYVTVSLTSVSVGNMVLISADRYLAICDPLHYNTRVTLKRIRLCVCLCWFFAFLLCSIILKEGLTHPGKSNSCYGECVIGIDFEGGIIDLVMVFILPLSIISTLYMRVFMVAVSQARAMRFHVTSVKPHSVTVRAKKSELKAARTISVLVFVFIVCLCPYYSVSLAGDNKIMSSFASYAPYLYDFNSCLNPLIYALFYPWFRRAIRHIFKLHILQPGFRGNNIL; this is encoded by the exons ATGGAGAAGGAGGATCTATCACAGCTCTGCTTTCCACAACTCATCAATATTTCCTGCAGGAAGCCCGCGTCTCATTGGTCTGAAGGTgttcttttaaatgtttttctggCGATCATCTGCATCTCCATTGTGATTCTCAACCTGCTGGTCATCATCTCAATCTCCTTTTTCAG GCAGCTCCACACTCCCACCAACGTCCTTCTCCTGTCTCTCGCTGTATCTGACATTCTGGTGGGCCTCCTGGTGATGCCGATTGAGATCTTCATGAGGACATCCTGCTGGACCCTTGGCGATGTTTTTTGTTCTTTGTGGTTCTACGTGACTGTCTCACTGACTTCTGTCTCAGTGGGAAACATGGTGCTGATATCAGCCGACCGTTATTTGGCTATTTGTGATCCTCTGCATTATAACACCAGAGTCACTTTAAAAAGAATTCGACTTTGTGTTTGTCTTTGTTGGTTTTTTGCTTTTCTCCTCTGTAGCATCATTTTGAAAGAAGGTCTGACTCATCCGGGAAAGTCTAATTCCTGCTATGGAGAGTGTGTTATTGGTATAGACTTCGAAGGTGGGATTATTGACCTTGTTATGGTCTTCATTCTCCCTCTCAGCATCATCAGCACTCTGTACATGAGAGTGTTTATGGTTGCTGTGTCTCAGGCCCGAGCCATGCGCTTTCATGTTACATCAGTCAAACCACATTCAGTCACAGTAAGAGCAAAGAAATCTGAGTTGAAAGCAGCCAGGACTATTAGTGTCCTTGTCTTTGTATTCATTGTGTGTCTCTGTCCGTATTACAGTGTTTCTCTTGCAGGTGACAACAAAATAATGTCTTCATTTGCAAGCTATGCTCCGTATCTGTATGATTTTAACTCCTGTTTAAATCCGTTGATATATGCCTTGTTTTATCCTTGGTTTAGAAGAGCTATAAGACACATTTTCAAGCTGCACATACTGCAGCCTGGCTTCAGGGGGAACaacatactgtaa